ACATCTTATAATCATGGAATGAATATTTCCTTTTGAATGAAGTTGAGCATCCATATGTTTAGTTTAAATTTATATCCATTTGTTTACATATCTTGACTATCCAACAGTCTGGTATTATCCATAGCAGCCTTTTAAATGCTTAGTGCCCATGTTCCAAATCATTCCTTGATTTAGAGCACAGACTAGTGGCCAAAATGGGTACCTCCCTAATGACTGTGTGCAAAGAGGTAGGGCTGCAGTAATCATGTGAGGATTTTTATGAATTGAACATATTaaatagtaattattattatccatcctctgctctcctccactACTACTGAACTTAGTAGTGTTTCAGTCAGTAGTGGGTAATGTGGAAGCTGTACACATGCAGCAGATGATCAGATGTTATGAGcttttctgttccattttaCAGCTGTCATCCCAACTGTGATAGCAGTGTGAGTCACAGTGACAACATTTCACCAGCCAAAAACAGATAACGTGGTGAAAAGTGGGCAGAGCGCAACAGCTAATGACATTTACACCACCGCACAATTGCTTCACTGGGCCCTTTCGGGTCTTTTCCTTTAATTTCCCTCAGTGGATTTAATTTACCCGGTTTAGAAATAAAGAAGGGGTGCAGCTGTTCTGAGTTCAGTTAAACATGGATGATGTGGGATGGCACATTAATGTCACCGTTAATGTGCCAGGTTTCAAAGTGATTCGTCAAGCCCAGGCCAGTGGGAGGAGATCCACAGACGTGTTCAGAGAATCCTAAGGACCCACGGCCTTCAGAGCAAAAGCATCGCTGTGAGTAAAACCCCACCTTTTCTAGCGGAACAGTGCAAAACACTAAGAAGTATGCATTGTTTTACAGAGACTAGAGAGGAAGGAGGCTTTGAACACCTGACCCACTCGCTTATTGGTTTACACAGATAATTCACACGGTCATTGCCGCATCAGTATCAAACCACACCTGTGTCTGCGAGTGCTTCCCTTTGATTCACCACTCTGTTTGTGAGTGAATGGAATAAACTGTCTGGCtgtactctttttttcttttcatttctttttaaacccCCTTGAATTACCTGTGAAGTTGTGAAGCCTCGAATCGGGGGAACTCGAGAACTGGCAGGTGTTGTGTTAAAAAGCATCACCTCCCACGCGTTTCTGCTGGAATATCCTGATGGCAGAACCAAGCGACATCTCGCTAATTACTCTAAAGCTCCAAATCCTCTCTCAATGAGAAAGAGGCAGTGTTCTGTGGGAGGGAGATCTTCAGGCACAAAGCTGCTGTTAAGGGCTCATCTTCTTGACACAAAAAGAAGGAAGTAGGTACAAGTGGTGCCTCAGCCAGCTGAAGCTgggctttaaaagaaaaacgtGTAATTCCTACAtaattaaaaggagaaaaaatggaGGGGATTTTTGTGGAGAGCATTAAATCATCTAACTGACAGAACCTGACAGCCTTTGATTAACACTGTTTTAATTACGACAGAAAAGAGTATTTCAAACAGAtttgtgcaattccactgttaATTGAATtaacaaaattatattacatatatttagcttcagtgtttatttccatgatgatgtcacaaaacCAGGCCCAGAGAAAACTCTTACCTTTCCCCTTACCTTGTgcaaaatttttatttaaaaaactcTAAGTGAATCTTTAAATGAACAGCAGTATGTTCATTTCATGCAAGAAGAAACTAGAgcaacatttataaaatgtcattttttaattacaggaGCACATAATCAGTTTGGTTATGATTGACTTCAGTtgactgaaaataataacacatgCTCCATGCTCTCATAggttccttttttatttaggATTTTACGTTGCAAGAGTCAGTAATTATAGGAGTGTTTATGATATCTGTAAATTGTATATGCATTCATGCATTCTGATTAAAGATATatccattatattacattaatttcatttagcagatgttcttatcccTAGCACTGATACTCCTTCATGATTTTGTTAGTGGGGTgctcattttggttttgtgtgaaataagtgtgttgtgtttttaagcTTTTTACTCTCGGTTATTCTTAAGGTCTCTTGTATGGCTCTTGTTATGGGTGACAGCCTGTAACTATGTCTATGAgcattttttggttttcttttacCTTTTAGTGCCACatatcaaaacaaacaccattCCAACATCAACAAGTTTCGGGCGTAATTTCACAGTGGCCACACTGTTtatgtttagttttttattactggaaaaaaaaattcagttggAATTTTCTGAAGGTGATATTTATTGATTAGGTCCAATTCAGCAAACCTAATTATAATTCAGTAATCTGGGTACTATGTTATCATTGCTAATAAAAGTGCCACTGTGTCTGAAATGTCAGTAATAAATATCTGTTTGTGTTCAGCAACAGTTCTTTGcccaaaaaaaatgcatttgttggCAGCATGTTATTTTACCCATGACTCCTTGCTTTGATGGCCCGGGTGATTTTCTCAGGATGACGAGCGCGCAGAGGGATGTTCGGCCGAGCGCAGGCTGGTGGTTGCCGGCTATGACAGTGACAGCCCCGCTCTCCGGGACAGGTAAACACTTTATCCTTGTCACAGTGCCacctcagcactgacactgtaatTCTGTAATCGCAAGAAACTGGATGCCTGTTTTTCTGGTGATGGGGCTTAATGGCCACCATCTCTCCTTTTGCTGTGACAGGGGCTTTTAGTGCTGCCATTAGATTCAAATTGCcattcttttattcatttcagatcCTTTTATGATCCGTGTATATGAATTTGTTTGGGTTTTCTACGCTTGGAACGCAATGACAGACTAAATAATAATGGatgtatttaaagaaaaatctCTTGGTTGAGCGCACACTGTAAAATTGTTCCCTCAACTCACCGAGAACTTTCTAAAACgttctgtgtattttattttatttaatgaagtAGTTATTTAGAAtgggagagaaaataaaaacatttcagcgGCCTCGGCTCTGTCAAGTCTTGGCCTGTCCTGTCAGTGCAAGTTTACGGACTTGgtgaaagaacaaaagaaagaaaaccacCACAATCTCACTCAGACTAAATAAGGCGAACATACAGACATAGACACAAACCGTCACAATGTTTGTCAGTGTTGTCTCTCACAAGTACATTTCATTGTCAGTTTCATGTGAAGCCACTGAACATAAATGAATGGGACTTGTCCGTACAGCAATATGTGCAAATGTTGAGAGTACTCAAAACAGTGGACATAGATTTTACTTCAAAAGTGGGGCAAGTGGGGCTTGGTATCTGTGGATGGGGATAAGGAATCCAATGTATTTGATGCCCCAAAAACAATACATTCAATATAATTCAAGTCATCAAATGACCAAAGATATTTCTGTCCATATGAAAAGGCATGAGACCAAACTGCAAAGCCAAATGTCCACAGCAGTCATTGTGTTTTACCTGCAGCACGGTGATCCCTGGGGCTTCTGTCCACTTGGGCAGTGGGGCATTCTGGACCAGCCGAGCTGCCCAGTACACAGGGAAGCCCCACAGAGCTGTGTTTGAGGACAGCCTTGGTAAGATCTACAAGAGCCTCTACAAGAATGCCTCCAGCACCAGCTAAGAATCACGTCCCAAAAGGAGCATCCACATGAGCTGGGCTGTCCCACCTCTCTGTGAGCCTGGCAGGAACTTTGACCTGGATAACAGTCATTCCAATAGTGAAATGTCAGAGGAAGTGATTAATGACTACAGATTTTGTCATGttcacacaatttttttcatgttactcATAGCATGTAATCATTTGGcactgaaattttaatgtttgctgAAGTAAACATTGTGTGGATTGCAATCTGTGCATTAcctatttaaattttaattcatgtaCAGCTTGAATTTATCAGTGGAAAAACAAGTTATTCctaataaacatttaattttttttactcttaaacagattttattaatttacaataaaaaatgcttGCTACCAATGGACATTTTTATGGTGATATTATGTATCCAACAATGTTTCTGCTGGAACCCTGTGTTTCAAAAtagtggaattttttttatttaaaaatcccTGTCACCTTCCCCTGTTGGCCTACGTTTTTTTCCTACCTTCTACAGTAACTTGTACTTCTGCTGGCTTCATTTTGTGCACTGCACTGCTCAGCACTCCTGTTCTCCATGCCACTGACCTTCTCTAACTTCGTTTCACATCCCCACCTGAGCTGAATCTCTTGGATCATCTCAAACCCGGAAGCGCCCCTGGAGCAGATACATGCAGTAGGATGATTCTCCGGGGGTGTCCTCAGATCAGGTAAACTCCATGTACTCTTCACATGACAGGGGTGTTATTTGTGAAGACTGCTGCAGTGCCCTCTGCACAGCATactgtgagggaggaggagaccCTAGGGCCTAGGCCATAGTGCAGCACTCCGTCCTAGTATTATACACAGGTCATATACCTTTCGCTACAGCATTTTCCAGTGCATTCTCACCTTGTTTTgccaacacaaataaaaacattgaaatgggTCCAGATTACTCACATTCTCAACTTCAGTGCAGTTGTGGATTTCTCTAGGTACTTCagtgttttcattccatttacTTGTGATGTTTTAGCGTTAGCTAATTTGttctatttcatttttgattcaaattcaacattttttagTCTTGCAGAGACTTTGTTTCAAACTATTCTTTTTGGTTGAAACAAGGGAAAACTGACATAAGCACAACGGCAAAAATCTTACAAAAAATAGCCTTTCCACAAATGATAAATGCTATAATACAGATGTGTTTTATACAATACTAGATTAAGATGGCTAGGGATTACCAACCAAGTAGAGAGCACAGCTCTCAGAAGCCCATCCCTTCagcatgtcttcatttttttactttgttcaCTTGTAACCTAATTTGTCACAGCTTGTACTGTTGACTTGGTTTATTACTAAAATGGCTCTAATTTTAAATGAGCAGTGCCTTTTCAAGCAACATGTTAATGGAGTGTAATCTATAAAATGGATCTTTTATAACAATGCTAGGTAAATTTGTATTGTCTTTTTTATACCTCTGTTTCTGTTAAGGCATTTTTGTAGGTACTCCCAGTTATGAAACTTAGATTAACCTTTAAATACAGCAGCTAGCAGTGCAAGCTGGTCTGGTCACTTTTTCCAATGCTCTCAACTGAGtaccttaaaaaaaactaagcTAAGAAAGCAGTCTGTTCTGGTGTGGTGGACAAGCTGTTTACCCCCTTTATTTTTGAAGGCGAGGGGGCACCGACAAGAAGGGGCTTGAGCACCAGTTCTCAGGTGTCAGTCTCTCCCTCAGGGCTGTCAGGCACACTGATAAGATCAGGCCTGCTTGCATGGAGTCAGCGGGATCCTGGCATCACCAGGGTGAGCCAGCCTGCTCTGGGTAGGACTGGGTGAAGAgatgtttattcatttgatcTCTTTGTTGTGTGGGTTTGCACCGGTAGAGAAGGGGGAGCTGTTTGATGTAAGAGCAAACAGACAGAGTTAATGAGACTGGTTACACAGTGGAGCgctgctgtaaaaataaatcctggattaacagcacagtgcagccaGGTCATCCTAAATCAACGGCCATATTTTGGATTTTAATCTCTCAGAGCAACCGTTAAACTTGACCACTGCagaaaaatagagagagaaaagaaaggacCAACATGTGACTTGATGCAATTTATTACAATTGACTGAGCGgaactgtttctgtgtgtgtgatctaACAAAATATTTGTACCAGGCGTGTTCTGTTAAAATACGGTTTCCAAAGTTTTTCAAACCAGTCTTTAAAAGGTCTTCCAAGTCTTTTAAAAATCAGTACGACTGAGCTGCAAGACGTTCCTATTGcaaaaaatatactttaaaatgtatttatatccAGCAGTCGGTAGTGATGGATCTTAAAAACAAGGCACGcattcaaaattatatttatggCATAATTCAGTTATGTCATGAGTCCAATTATGTATGTCTTCGACCATTACTAATGATACATGTATTCATACACagtttaatacattttctttaaacacTTCTGGAAATTCACTTCATTTGGACAGTAAAAAAATTACAGCCAgacaattatttttattctgtgaaatGCTCCGCCCCCTCAAGATGGCAACTTTAGGTTAAACTGCCTGCTTCTTTTGGAATTTATTCTTCTTCCGGTTCTTCCGGCCAGCTGCAAGAGCTGCTTTTTCTGTCATGATTTGCTTGTATTTCTTCTTGTTTTGACTGAAACGGGTAGAGGGAAATGCAGTGAATGAGGACAGTACTGGTACGTTTTATCAAGAAATCACATCCTGTTTAAATTTCTTTCcagcaacacaaaaatgtgtggGTACGCTACACATTTACAGACCTATACTGGGAATAGGCCTATACTGGGATACTGTATATATAGCATGTCTGATTATGTACAAATATAAACACCAGATATGAAGTACTAAATATAGTGAACGTGCCCTCAAATGCTGAATCTTTACAAAAATTATGGGCTGTTTAAGCAACTGCAAACAACAATTACCAgacaaaaactgtaacatacCTTCTAAACTCTGCATCTGCAAGCAACTCCTCCACCATggttctcttcctctgtttctttgGGATCCGGGAATGGTAGAAGTCCACAGGACTGTCCACAACTGTGCCAACCTAATGCAGGCATTTGAAAGATAGAcgatttgtttaaatgttttgagCTCAACTGCAAAGACATAGAACACATGGATTTGTTTAGACCAGAGCTAATGGTGGGCATGTCCTTCAGATATCAAATGATACAAGGAAATGCTGTCAAGCGTGCCACTGTCTGCAGACCTGGAAGTACTTGGGGAACCCATCTCGGTCATTCTTCTTGTAAAACCGTTTGGGATCCATCGCTGCCCTCATTTTAAGCACTTTAAGGTCATTTTTCAATTCCTCTGTCAATTCAGGAGCCTTCATGTTAAACCAGCCATCCCCTGAtgtcttctccctctcctcctgagAATGTAAAAGGGAATACATCAAAATTCTATGCAGATGTATAAAACCAATGGCAGTTGTGTTACTGAAGCAGGTTTGTGAAATTAATACTAATTTTATAGGCATTTTGAGGTCAtgaatttatttctgttatagAAGTACATTTGTAACAAAGTCAAAGGCTAAATTTGGGAAACTACTATagtatttaaaaattgtaatactgtaaaatgtctACACAAAACTGTACACACTTTACGCTTTAGTTTCTTTGCCTGCTTGGACTCCTTGTAGGGAGGCACAGAGTCTTTCTTCTCAAAGTCTGGACCAATTACACTCTTCTTCAACAGCTGGAAACACAGAGGACATCCAAATGAGTATTAGCATGGAATAGCACTGTACACCTTCTTCAAACAAAGACTATCCAAAAAGGTCCCAAATCTCATCATGAAACACTGTCATTGTTGAGTTTACACAACCATTAGGTTCACAAGATTATTTACTTCCTCATTCTTTCATGaggatattttttaaacaacagaGGGGTCCAGAGTGGCCCAGTCAGCAAGGTGTTCACTTTGAGTGCGGACTGAGCTCTATAGCATGGGTTTGAAGGTGGCTCTCAAACACCCTGTGTGTCATCAGGAACCTGAGTTGCTCAAATGATGAGTGGAGTAGTGCCCATACTCTAATGAGCGGGCACTTCAGCATAGTTAGCTGTGGGACctgtagtgcaaaaaatatttgGCTATGTGCGAGTGTGTCAAGGACCGCATTTGTCTCCCTTTGGCACACCTACGAAAACTCTGGTAGTCGCAGTGAGACAAACcgaataaataattgaaaaaatggCTGCATTAAGAGTTATTTACCTCATCTTGGTTCTTCTGGTCCCTCAGTTTTTTCAGGGCATTGGAGACAGTCTTTGATTTGCTGCCATCAACATCAATGTATAATCCCCCAACATCCTTCACTTTCAGTCCTGGATCAATACTGCTGGACAATGATATCCTGAAACAGATCATTAATTGTAATTggtaaaaaaacaagaagactAAAAGTGGGATAATTGTATGCACTTGACTTTTTGTATGCACTTGAATGTATACAATGCATTACATCAAATCATTAAAGTGATTTGGCACACTGGCAATAAAAGACTATCTCCCATCAGTCAAAAAACTGAATACTTACAGAGCTGGCTTTCTGCTTTTGAAGAGGATTGCATCTTCTGCACTGTCATCATCCTCATCTCCCTCTTCATCAACAAAgtcttcatcctcctcttcctctttatCACTgtattcctctctgtctgtttccttgtCCTCACTCTTTTGCTCACCATCTATATAGTACTTTTGATCTGACTGTAAGCCAGGCTTAGTGTCTATGACAAACAGGCCATCATTCATTGCTGACCATGACTTTGCCTTGGGTTTTGATGGACCTGCCTGGTTCTCATCTGTACGTATTATTTCGTCCTCAGAATCAGACCCTTCACCACTGAGCtcatccccctcctcctcttctgaaTGCCCGCCATTGCTGGTGTCGCCTTCCTCATCACTGCTCTCCAACAGACTGCAGCCATCTGGTCTTTGTTCGTGTGGTCTTGTGTGCTGCTCAGTGTTCTCTGGCACACTTGGGCTAGCACCTTCAACCTCTACAGTCACAGTCTCATccttctcactccctccctctgacctctgacactCTGTGGCCACAGTGGAGACCACGTCCATGGTAATTTCTTCTTCCACCACCTTCTCCTCAGTCCCAGCAGCATCAGACACCATAACCTTAATGGTTTCACTAGGACCAacttcttcctcctctgccccaTGGAGTTCTTCGTCCTGCTCAATATTCTCTTCGACCTTCAAAGGGGCGCTTGTGTCCTCCTTGCTGGCCAGTGTCATAGTCTCCTGGCTCTCTTCTGTTGGTGCATCTTGATCCAGAGATAGATCTACATCCATGGCTTTGGCCTCCTCCTCAACCACAGCACTTGGACACAGTGTCACCGTTACAGTCTTGCCTGGAGAAGGTGATGCTTCCTGTATGATCTGGGGCTCAGCATCCTCTTCCACTGTTACATTAGAAGTCACACCACTCTCATCAGCAATCAGCGttttctcttcctcactcaCCTCTTCTATTAGGGGACACTCTGGACTTAAATGTGCATCTTTGTGCTCTATCACTTTGTTTTCTTCAGCCTCTACTGGCTCAGTTACAATTACCTTTGCAGACTGGCATGTGACATCTGGGGGACTTACTTTCTGTTCATCAGAGGGAAGTGGACCCAAGCGGGATGGAGAGACACTGGCCTCCTGTTCCTGTAGGACATTCAGAGCCTTCGCTGTGGCCTGTGAGAGCGAAAGTGCCCGGACGCTACTTCCTGACCCCGTACGGCTACTACAGGGGGTGCCCTTACCTCTTAAGGAACTCGGGCTTCCGAGAGGGCTGTACACATCTGTCATCTCAGAATCCGAGTCAGACAGAACAAGAATTGTACCTTGTCTGAAACGTGTGACTCTCCTCGGAGTCATGCTTGGCCCAGATTCAAACCCTTCGGAGTCATGGGACTGGGGCTCACTAGCAGCCTTTTGTGTAGTTCTTCTGCCTCGTGTTTGCTTGCTGGGCAGGGGAGAGTTGTCTTCACTCTCCTCTATGTGCATGGGAATAGGCTCcacagccctccctctcctgcctcgTGTTGTTCTACGGACAGTGGAGTCCCGCAGGCCAGAGACACTGGAGGAGCAGGAGTCTGCCTCAGAGATTTCGGTGTCCTCCGTGCGCGATTTGGAGGAGGCCCTAGAGAGAGCATTCCTTTTCTGGCTCCTGGTCAGCCTCTGTGTGCCCACTGCTCTACCTCCAGAAACGACAGAACTGCAGGACTCCACCTCAGAGCGCTCATTGTCAGCGTTTTGCTGTTTGGGAGGTTGATCTTCGGCCGGCACGCTCCTCTGCTGACTCCTGGTGGTTCTACGAGTGTTTGATCCTCGTCTGTTGGACGCAGAGGAGCAGGCAGACTCTGCCTCTGAGGGcacatcctcctctctcctggaGGCAGGCTTCTGCTGGGCGGAGGTACGCCGTCTCCCGCTGCGGGTCACGCGCACATCGTGTGCGGCCTGCAGATCGGACACCGTGGAGCAGCAGGACTCTGACTCGGAAACGTCTGCTTCGTGTGTGGAGTCCGGCTGGGCTTCGCTGCGCGTCTGCCGCTTCGACGGCCTCGGCTTCCTCTTCACAGTGGAGCTTTTTTCCACGGGGGAGGAAGAGacaaccccctcctccccttcatCATGTTGCGAGTCACTGGTCACCTCAGACTGGGTCTGAGGCTCCTCCCGCACTGCTTTTCTCCGACTTCTTCTGGTGGCAGGGGTGGCCTCCTGCAACAAGAGTACATCAATGGAAGCATGTATCAACAGTTCTAGTAAAATTCTGTAATGATCTGATCACTTTGTTTAATAGTAGGTTTACAATGCTACACTTGTTAGACATTtttataaacaaacataaataacagtaattttcTTATTTACTTAACcttatttatttaaccaggatgatcaatcaataaatcaaatctCTTTTCCACTGACAACATGGAAAAATCAAAGTGAGTGTAAAATCCAAGGCACTGCTTTACCAAACGACTGAAAGGGTGATGATGGGTTTGCCAGATGTTCATTCCCAGCAATTCTGGGAATATtccatgggatctttaatgagcACAATGAGTCAGGGCCTTAGATTAATGCCTAATTCAAAGGACTACACTTTCTACAACATAATAGCCCATCACTGTACTGGAGCACAGCATTTCACTTAACCAAGAGCTggtttaaatgatcagtttgttattaagcagcttcaggagttcataacaagttgatcatttgagtcagctgtgttggagctgggagagatctaaaacatgcaggacaaggggtcctccaggagaggtttgggaaatgctgtcCACTCTTCTGGCCTCCTCACTGAAGGGTTAATGTACTTTACCTAAAACCTGAACATCTGCTGACGAAGCAACTATGAATTCCCAAGCCAGCACGTTTAAAACTTCCATAGACCATAGGCAGACAATTGAGTTAGaccaaatgaaacacattaatCGGGGTTTTTTTAAGACTAAGATACGCACAAAAGTAAAGCGCACCTTTCACCCATGTAtctcaaaatgcacacaaaaggGTATTTAAATTAACGTGCAACTAACTCGCCAGTAAAAAGCACCGTAATATGTGCAGTtaagatgaaaaacacaacGTGCTGCATCTCTTCGCAAGTGGGCCAGGGAACTGCTTTCATCACATGGACTTAGGATGTTTTAAGCACCTCGTCATTTTTACTGACACTTAGCCGTAAGATATCATacacttttaatttaatttaccaTACACAATAATTGCAAAGATGTGCTGCCATCACTTTAACATTAAGACAAAGTATTTTGACAAGCCATAcagtttagctagctataaCTGTTTAATCCAACAGTTAGTTAAGTAGCCAAACTACTCATTTCGTTACCAAGCAGACGGTACACGTCAACTGGTTAGTTAGTCTAGCTAATTTAACTAACGTTAAACTGCAAGCAAGTAGGGTTGACCTTcttgatatattttaaattatttctgtattaGCTAGTACACATTGGTTTTGCACTGGCTACATCGGATGGGTAGTTATGCAGCAAAGCATAAATAAGATGAGAATACTACgctacatttatttaatttagctGGTGCCTTGCCGTTAACATTAAACACGCGACTTGTGTTTTGCTGCTACTATAATGCTTCTGTAAACTACCTAGTTAACCAATCTTGGGGTAATCGCGAGCAAGCATTCACAATGTCCTGAAAACTACTACG
The nucleotide sequence above comes from Megalops cyprinoides isolate fMegCyp1 chromosome 2, fMegCyp1.pri, whole genome shotgun sequence. Encoded proteins:
- the dnttip2 gene encoding deoxynucleotidyltransferase terminal-interacting protein 2, yielding MVATRRGVRVSSPNRVNDESSGNVEATPATRRSRRKAVREEPQTQSEVTSDSQHDEGEEGVVSSSPVEKSSTVKRKPRPSKRQTRSEAQPDSTHEADVSESESCCSTVSDLQAAHDVRVTRSGRRRTSAQQKPASRREEDVPSEAESACSSASNRRGSNTRRTTRSQQRSVPAEDQPPKQQNADNERSEVESCSSVVSGGRAVGTQRLTRSQKRNALSRASSKSRTEDTEISEADSCSSSVSGLRDSTVRRTTRGRRGRAVEPIPMHIEESEDNSPLPSKQTRGRRTTQKAASEPQSHDSEGFESGPSMTPRRVTRFRQGTILVLSDSDSEMTDVYSPLGSPSSLRGKGTPCSSRTGSGSSVRALSLSQATAKALNVLQEQEASVSPSRLGPLPSDEQKVSPPDVTCQSAKVIVTEPVEAEENKVIEHKDAHLSPECPLIEEVSEEEKTLIADESGVTSNVTVEEDAEPQIIQEASPSPGKTVTVTLCPSAVVEEEAKAMDVDLSLDQDAPTEESQETMTLASKEDTSAPLKVEENIEQDEELHGAEEEEVGPSETIKVMVSDAAGTEEKVVEEEITMDVVSTVATECQRSEGGSEKDETVTVEVEGASPSVPENTEQHTRPHEQRPDGCSLLESSDEEGDTSNGGHSEEEEGDELSGEGSDSEDEIIRTDENQAGPSKPKAKSWSAMNDGLFVIDTKPGLQSDQKYYIDGEQKSEDKETDREEYSDKEEEEDEDFVDEEGDEDDDSAEDAILFKSRKPALISLSSSIDPGLKVKDVGGLYIDVDGSKSKTVSNALKKLRDQKNQDELLKKSVIGPDFEKKDSVPPYKESKQAKKLKRKEEREKTSGDGWFNMKAPELTEELKNDLKVLKMRAAMDPKRFYKKNDRDGFPKYFQVGTVVDSPVDFYHSRIPKKQRKRTMVEELLADAEFRSQNKKKYKQIMTEKAALAAGRKNRKKNKFQKKQAV